Proteins co-encoded in one Thermochromatium tepidum ATCC 43061 genomic window:
- a CDS encoding CopG family transcriptional regulator, which yields MEHRTARLTVLIDPRKKQLFEAICAEQDLNPSQVIRKLIRQYILDHSGSRDLPDWLTGGAAKTEDKPPS from the coding sequence ATGGAACATCGAACGGCGCGCCTGACCGTCCTCATCGATCCACGAAAAAAGCAGCTATTCGAGGCGATCTGTGCCGAACAAGACCTAAACCCCTCCCAGGTCATCCGTAAACTGATACGCCAATACATCCTTGATCACAGTGGATCGCGCGACCTGCCGGACTGGCTGACTGGGGGGGCTGCCAAGACCGAGGACAAGCCTCCTTCCTGA